A window of Ictidomys tridecemlineatus isolate mIctTri1 chromosome 15, mIctTri1.hap1, whole genome shotgun sequence contains these coding sequences:
- the Znf473 gene encoding zinc finger protein 473 isoform X1: protein MEGKEEELERGYWDMAAMAERGAGYPVICCTSSADPIPSTRGDWTKKSLQEFVTLKDVAMDFTLEDWEQLGLDQVDLFWDTALDNYQNLFLLNPPRPSLISYPDGGEELEDLVEGSPEAAGPDMTETKASPLHQDFLEEGLSQEILEAFSKDSLWNSSFETCIGESWLDSFLGDPESLLRTDVAINEESPTECNHEFKSGLSPCSLLSTGEDSVMHDVPEKSLTPAKSKECRSDFGYYSDQSQQDSVQGEETLYKCSECGESFSRSYHLIQHWIIHTKEKPPVRPEYERSFIQSSYLFVRPVTHTGYKSYVCKECGETFSQNMHLQWHQKIHTGEKLCNNQDHDCPSNRARPIKYQKTTISAKSYKCNECGKAFSQALHLAGHQKTHIQKHYECALCQAAFNLKKHFIQHQKTHATKTTSECQECGKTFRRSSLLIEHQAIHTGEKPYKCNECGKAFSHTSSLKIHQRVHSGEKPYKCSDCGKTFCRNTHLNEHQRIHTGYKPHKCQECVKSFSRPSHLIRHQSSHTTEKLFGCAECKETFSHKEHLVQHQIIHTIEAPYQCQECGERFICHSTLNCHLSTHTRVKQGFDTSKKILNLNSEQREYQRLNEKRFKCNKCEKTFNCSKYLTQHEKIHTRVKSFECHQCGKAFGHSTQLSRHQRIHSGVRPCERGEHRKADHNLSLTEQQSSQSEHSFKCNECGKTFSQSAHLSEHQLIHSGEKPFKCKECDKVFTQNNYLIQHHRTHAAKKHFQCSECGKTFHQSSCLSKHQRIHTGEKPYECSDCGKAFGLSAQLIRHQRVHTGEKPYVCQECGKSFSQSSCLSIHRRVHTGERPYMCSKCGKTFAQRANLTQHERIHTGEKPYACGICGKAFGLSAHLAQHQRIHTQEKPYHCQHCQKTFRCYSSLNRHQRLHTQK, encoded by the exons atggaagggaaggaggaggagcttGAAAGAGGTTACTGGGACATGGCGGCTATGGCTGAG AGAGGAGCTGGATATCCAGTGATTTGCTGCACCTCGAGCGCTGATCCCATTCCCAGCACAAGAGGCGACTGGACAAAGAAAAGCCTTCAG GAATTTGTCACCCTCAAGGATGTGGCCATGGATTTCACCTTGGAGGATTGGGAGCAGCTGGGGCTAGACCAGGTGGACCTGTTCTGGGACACAGCTCTGGACAACTACCAGAACCTCTTTCTTCTGA ATCCCCCAAGACCCAGCCTGATCTCCTATCCAGATGGTGGGGAAGAGCTGGAGGACCTGGTAGAAGGAAGCCCAGAAGCAGCTGGCCCTG ATATGACTGAGACCAAGGCCTCTCCTCTGCATCAGGATTTCTTAGAAGAAGGGCTCTCTCAGGAGATTTTGGAGGCATTTTCCAAAGATAGCCTCTGGAACTCCAGTTTTGAAACCTGTATAGGTGAGAGCTGGTTAGATAGTTTTCTGGGAGATCCAGAAAGTCTTCTGAGGACTGATGTTGCTATCAACGAGGAAAGTCCCACAGAATGCAATCATGAATTCAAGAGTGGCCTCAGTCCTTGTTCCCTCCTTTCCACCGGAGAAGACTCTGTGATGCATGACGTTCCTGAAAAGAGCCTCACACCAGCTAAATCAAAAGAATGTAGGAGTGACTTTGGCTACTACTCAGACCAGAGCCAGCAGGATTCTGTACAGGGAGAGGAGACCCTGTATAAATGTAGTGAATGTGGGGAAAGCTTCAGCCGGAGTTACCACCTTATCCAGCACTGGATCATTCACACAAAGGAGAAGCCCCCTGTGCGTCCAGAGTATGAGAGAAGTTTCATCCAGAGTTCCTACCTATTTGTTCGTCCTGTGACTCATACAGGATACAAGTCCTATGTATGTAAGGAATGTGGGGAAACATTTAGTCAGAACATGCACCTCCAATGGCATCAGaaaattcacactggagaaaaactCTGTAACAATCAAGATCATGACTGTCCGTCCAATCGTGCACGACCCATTAAATATCAGAAAACCACCATAAGTGCTAAGTCCTacaaatgtaatgaatgtggCAAGGCTTTCAGCCAGGCCCTTCATCTTGCTGGGCACCAGAAGACCCACATTCAGAAACACTACGAATGTGCTTTGTGCCAAGCAGCCTTCAACTTGAAGAAGCATTTCATCCAGCATCAAAAGACCCATGCTACAAAAACTACCTCTGAGTGTCAGGAGTGTGGGAAGACCTTCAGGCGGAGTTCGTTACTCATTGAACACCAGGCCAtccacactggggagaagccTTATAAGTGCaatgaatgtgggaaagccttcagccATACATCCTCACTGAAGATCCACCAGAGGGTTCACAGTGGAGAAAAGCCTTACAAATGCAGTGACTGTGGGAAAACCTTCTGCCGGAACACTCACCTTAATGAACACCAGCGAATTCATACAGGCTACAAACCCCACAAATGTCAGGAATGTGTCAAAAGTTTCAGCCGACCCTCACACCTGATTAGACATCAGTCCAGTCATACCACAGAGAAGCTCTTTGGCTGCGCTGAATGCAAGGAGACCTTCAGCCACAAAGAACACTTGGTGCAGCATCAGATAATCCACACCATCGAAGCCCCCTACCAATGTCAGGAGTGTGGAGAACGCTTCATTTGCCATTCAACCCTGAATTGCCACCTGAGTACTCACACCAGAGTAAAACAAGGATTTGATACAAGCAAGAAAATTTTGAATCTGAACTCAGAACAGAGAGAGTATCAAAGGCTCAATGAGAAACGCTTTAAGTGTAACAAATGCGAGAAAACCTTTAACTGTAGCAAATACCTAACTCAGCATGAGAAGATTCACACCAGGGTAAAGTCTTTTGAGTGCCatcagtgtgggaaagcctttggcCACAGTACACAACTCAGTCGCCATCAGAGAATCCACTCTGGGGTGAGGCCATGTGAACGTGGTGAGCACAGGAAAGCCGACCATAACCTCTCCCTCACTGAACAACAGTCTTCCCAAAGTGAGCACTCCTTTAAGTGTAACGAATGTGGCAAGACCTTCAGCCAAAGTGCTCACCTCTCAGAACATCAGTTAATTCACTCTGGAGAGAAGCCCTTTAAATGTAAGGAGTGTGACAAAGTCTTCACCCAGAATAACTACCTTATTCAGCATCACAGGACTCATGCTGCAAAGAAGCACTTTCAGTGTAGTGAGTGTGGGAAGACATTCCATCAGAGTTCATGCCTTTCTAAGCATCAGAGAATTCACAcgggggagaagccctatgaatgcagCGACTGTGGGAAAGCCTTTGGCCTGAGTGCTCAACTCATCCGACACCAGAGAGTTCACACCGGAGAAAAGCCTTATGTTTGTCAGGAATGTGGGAAATCCTTCAGCCAGAGCTCATGCCTTTCCATCCACCGGAGAGTTCACACTGGAGAGAGACCATACATGTGTAGCAAATGTGGGAAAACCTTTGCCCAGAGAGCAAATCTTACACAGCATGAAAGGATTCACACTGGGGAGAAGCCTTACGCCTGTGGAatatgtggcaaagcctttggcCTCAGTGCCCACCTAGCTCAGCATCAGAGAATTCACACCCAGGAGAAACCTTATCACTGTCAACACTGTCAAAAGACATTTCGGTGCTATTCCAGTCTCAACCGACATCAGAGGCTTCACACTCAAAAGTAA
- the Znf473 gene encoding zinc finger protein 473 isoform X2, with protein MEGKEEELERGYWDMAAMAEEFVTLKDVAMDFTLEDWEQLGLDQVDLFWDTALDNYQNLFLLNPPRPSLISYPDGGEELEDLVEGSPEAAGPDMTETKASPLHQDFLEEGLSQEILEAFSKDSLWNSSFETCIGESWLDSFLGDPESLLRTDVAINEESPTECNHEFKSGLSPCSLLSTGEDSVMHDVPEKSLTPAKSKECRSDFGYYSDQSQQDSVQGEETLYKCSECGESFSRSYHLIQHWIIHTKEKPPVRPEYERSFIQSSYLFVRPVTHTGYKSYVCKECGETFSQNMHLQWHQKIHTGEKLCNNQDHDCPSNRARPIKYQKTTISAKSYKCNECGKAFSQALHLAGHQKTHIQKHYECALCQAAFNLKKHFIQHQKTHATKTTSECQECGKTFRRSSLLIEHQAIHTGEKPYKCNECGKAFSHTSSLKIHQRVHSGEKPYKCSDCGKTFCRNTHLNEHQRIHTGYKPHKCQECVKSFSRPSHLIRHQSSHTTEKLFGCAECKETFSHKEHLVQHQIIHTIEAPYQCQECGERFICHSTLNCHLSTHTRVKQGFDTSKKILNLNSEQREYQRLNEKRFKCNKCEKTFNCSKYLTQHEKIHTRVKSFECHQCGKAFGHSTQLSRHQRIHSGVRPCERGEHRKADHNLSLTEQQSSQSEHSFKCNECGKTFSQSAHLSEHQLIHSGEKPFKCKECDKVFTQNNYLIQHHRTHAAKKHFQCSECGKTFHQSSCLSKHQRIHTGEKPYECSDCGKAFGLSAQLIRHQRVHTGEKPYVCQECGKSFSQSSCLSIHRRVHTGERPYMCSKCGKTFAQRANLTQHERIHTGEKPYACGICGKAFGLSAHLAQHQRIHTQEKPYHCQHCQKTFRCYSSLNRHQRLHTQK; from the exons atggaagggaaggaggaggagcttGAAAGAGGTTACTGGGACATGGCGGCTATGGCTGAG GAATTTGTCACCCTCAAGGATGTGGCCATGGATTTCACCTTGGAGGATTGGGAGCAGCTGGGGCTAGACCAGGTGGACCTGTTCTGGGACACAGCTCTGGACAACTACCAGAACCTCTTTCTTCTGA ATCCCCCAAGACCCAGCCTGATCTCCTATCCAGATGGTGGGGAAGAGCTGGAGGACCTGGTAGAAGGAAGCCCAGAAGCAGCTGGCCCTG ATATGACTGAGACCAAGGCCTCTCCTCTGCATCAGGATTTCTTAGAAGAAGGGCTCTCTCAGGAGATTTTGGAGGCATTTTCCAAAGATAGCCTCTGGAACTCCAGTTTTGAAACCTGTATAGGTGAGAGCTGGTTAGATAGTTTTCTGGGAGATCCAGAAAGTCTTCTGAGGACTGATGTTGCTATCAACGAGGAAAGTCCCACAGAATGCAATCATGAATTCAAGAGTGGCCTCAGTCCTTGTTCCCTCCTTTCCACCGGAGAAGACTCTGTGATGCATGACGTTCCTGAAAAGAGCCTCACACCAGCTAAATCAAAAGAATGTAGGAGTGACTTTGGCTACTACTCAGACCAGAGCCAGCAGGATTCTGTACAGGGAGAGGAGACCCTGTATAAATGTAGTGAATGTGGGGAAAGCTTCAGCCGGAGTTACCACCTTATCCAGCACTGGATCATTCACACAAAGGAGAAGCCCCCTGTGCGTCCAGAGTATGAGAGAAGTTTCATCCAGAGTTCCTACCTATTTGTTCGTCCTGTGACTCATACAGGATACAAGTCCTATGTATGTAAGGAATGTGGGGAAACATTTAGTCAGAACATGCACCTCCAATGGCATCAGaaaattcacactggagaaaaactCTGTAACAATCAAGATCATGACTGTCCGTCCAATCGTGCACGACCCATTAAATATCAGAAAACCACCATAAGTGCTAAGTCCTacaaatgtaatgaatgtggCAAGGCTTTCAGCCAGGCCCTTCATCTTGCTGGGCACCAGAAGACCCACATTCAGAAACACTACGAATGTGCTTTGTGCCAAGCAGCCTTCAACTTGAAGAAGCATTTCATCCAGCATCAAAAGACCCATGCTACAAAAACTACCTCTGAGTGTCAGGAGTGTGGGAAGACCTTCAGGCGGAGTTCGTTACTCATTGAACACCAGGCCAtccacactggggagaagccTTATAAGTGCaatgaatgtgggaaagccttcagccATACATCCTCACTGAAGATCCACCAGAGGGTTCACAGTGGAGAAAAGCCTTACAAATGCAGTGACTGTGGGAAAACCTTCTGCCGGAACACTCACCTTAATGAACACCAGCGAATTCATACAGGCTACAAACCCCACAAATGTCAGGAATGTGTCAAAAGTTTCAGCCGACCCTCACACCTGATTAGACATCAGTCCAGTCATACCACAGAGAAGCTCTTTGGCTGCGCTGAATGCAAGGAGACCTTCAGCCACAAAGAACACTTGGTGCAGCATCAGATAATCCACACCATCGAAGCCCCCTACCAATGTCAGGAGTGTGGAGAACGCTTCATTTGCCATTCAACCCTGAATTGCCACCTGAGTACTCACACCAGAGTAAAACAAGGATTTGATACAAGCAAGAAAATTTTGAATCTGAACTCAGAACAGAGAGAGTATCAAAGGCTCAATGAGAAACGCTTTAAGTGTAACAAATGCGAGAAAACCTTTAACTGTAGCAAATACCTAACTCAGCATGAGAAGATTCACACCAGGGTAAAGTCTTTTGAGTGCCatcagtgtgggaaagcctttggcCACAGTACACAACTCAGTCGCCATCAGAGAATCCACTCTGGGGTGAGGCCATGTGAACGTGGTGAGCACAGGAAAGCCGACCATAACCTCTCCCTCACTGAACAACAGTCTTCCCAAAGTGAGCACTCCTTTAAGTGTAACGAATGTGGCAAGACCTTCAGCCAAAGTGCTCACCTCTCAGAACATCAGTTAATTCACTCTGGAGAGAAGCCCTTTAAATGTAAGGAGTGTGACAAAGTCTTCACCCAGAATAACTACCTTATTCAGCATCACAGGACTCATGCTGCAAAGAAGCACTTTCAGTGTAGTGAGTGTGGGAAGACATTCCATCAGAGTTCATGCCTTTCTAAGCATCAGAGAATTCACAcgggggagaagccctatgaatgcagCGACTGTGGGAAAGCCTTTGGCCTGAGTGCTCAACTCATCCGACACCAGAGAGTTCACACCGGAGAAAAGCCTTATGTTTGTCAGGAATGTGGGAAATCCTTCAGCCAGAGCTCATGCCTTTCCATCCACCGGAGAGTTCACACTGGAGAGAGACCATACATGTGTAGCAAATGTGGGAAAACCTTTGCCCAGAGAGCAAATCTTACACAGCATGAAAGGATTCACACTGGGGAGAAGCCTTACGCCTGTGGAatatgtggcaaagcctttggcCTCAGTGCCCACCTAGCTCAGCATCAGAGAATTCACACCCAGGAGAAACCTTATCACTGTCAACACTGTCAAAAGACATTTCGGTGCTATTCCAGTCTCAACCGACATCAGAGGCTTCACACTCAAAAGTAA